A window of Loxodonta africana isolate mLoxAfr1 chromosome 3, mLoxAfr1.hap2, whole genome shotgun sequence genomic DNA:
CATACCCCTACAAAGTCCAAGCTTCTTCGTGTAAGCAGAGACCCTCCTAAcccctttcctctcttccttcaaTCCCCCCTCCAGTGCTGCTCCCCACCACCGCCTTAGGTTCTAGCCAGTCAGAACCATGCACAGTTGTACAAACACACACCCTCAGGTGCTTTTACATATTTATACacctacctattttttttttttttttacctagggcTTCTCCCTTCATGTAACATCTCAACtttgataacatgtacaaatacTTCAAAATTTACGTTACCTTCCTTTTCCGGAAGGTTTCCTAGACCATCTTCTCAATCAATGGGAAACACTTCCTGTAATCTGTGCTGCTGCTCTCCCCTGACACTTGCTGGCTGTGTAACTCTAGGCAAGGTATTTAGCCTGCCTGTGCCTCCCCAGCTCCCATCTGTAAAACGTGGAGAGTATGAGTAGATGCTTCTTAACCTTATTGGGAAGATTAAATTAAAACCTCCAGGCAAAGTGCTTATCATTGCCTGTCACATgagaaaaaaaagtcttcaatGTATTTATTTTAGTTGTATTTTTACCCTCATATTTCGTACCATGACTGGTGCAGTTCAGGACCACAGGTTCATAGCTGAGAGCTCTGTATGCAATGTATGCAATTGTCTATTTATTTGACTCTTTCTCACTTTCGATCCACCCTCAGTGCAAAGACTCTGATTTTACTTGTAAATCCTCAGCCCTTGGCACAATGTCTGTCTCCTGGTTCGATGAAGGGAATGAATAATTTCTGTTCTGTCTCTCCTGGATTTCTGATTTCCGTATTCTTTCTTTGGAAATGAACATTTCTATTGCCAAACATTTATATACAAGAGTAAATAAATAATGGACTTTGAAAGTTAAAGGTTTTATGATATCACCATGCTTCTTCCTTACAGATGGTGTTGCATTATCAGGTTTCAGGGACCCCTTGATTCTGTTCTGTAGGCTTCCTTGTGCTCCCGTTGCTCCTCACCTTTACTCCTTTCCCAGGCACTTGAGAATAGTCTTGTTCAGTCTTTTTCTTTGCTTCTATGTAGAACTTGTGCCCTCCAGGGACAAAGAAAATTCCAGCTGAAATACTTTCCACCAGGGCCTTCGAAAGCTGCTTCAGCCTATCCCAACAGTATCTACAGATTCCTCTTCATTCTGCAGCAAGAAATCCTCCTTTTTATTCTCTATGATTTCCTGCAAGAGAAATGTAGAGGAAactcatcagaagaaaggaactggggagataaaattttaaagaaaccaGAATTGTTGATTGTTGACATAagtaaaaatcaactcaatggcacctaacaacaacaacaagggcatGCAATGAATCAGGAATCAGGGGACTTAATCTACTCCCAACTCTGAAAATTTTCCTAACctgcctgggcctcagtttccttgtccatGAAATGATGGGGTGGCAATAAATAACCTCTATGATTCTTTGCACCTATAGCAGTCAGTGACTCTATCTTCAATGATACAAGAGCACTAAAGTTTAAGGATAGCCTGAAATGAGGCTCTGATAAGAGAAATGTTGGTCCTAAGGAATGAGAGAGTGTGTTCAGAAAAGCAACAAGTTCAGGAATGACTTTTGGCTGCTTTGTGCAGGCTTTGAATCCATAGAATTATTCACATAAGGTGATATCTATATTGATCTTGTTCAGTGATCATCTCGATTTCTAGGTAAAGTGTACAAACTTTAGGGAAAATATAGCCCCCTATAGCTCAGACTACTTTATTCTTCAAGTTAGAAATAAGCCATGGGGACAATAAAGGCACCTGTAGGCTTCATTCCTTAATGAGAAGTGTCACAAAAGGTAAATATTATGATTAAGTACCACGAGCATCTTCTGGAACTCGTGATTTTCATCTTTGAAGCAGTGCTCCATGAAGACTGCGATGACTTCCTTCTCACAGGCCATGTGAGCATCCAGAAGCTCCTGGAGTGTGTCTGTAGGAAGCCTCAAGCACTGAGCCATCTGCTCGCTGTAGTGGTTGGTTGCCTTCTGCATGGCTCCCAAATTCTCAAGTCAGGTCCAAGTTGTCACCGCATTCTCTAAACAAAGCACTGCACCACTGTTGATGACATCCACAAAGGTCACTACCAGAGTCCCCAGGCCTGAATGAGGCAGGAAAT
This region includes:
- the LOC104846015 gene encoding guanylate-binding protein 4-like; the encoded protein is MQKATNHYSEQMAQCLRLPTDTLQELLDAHMACEKEVIAVFMEHCFKDENHEFQKMLVEIIENKKEDFLLQNEEESVDTVGIG